GCACCATGCTCTCCCGGGCCACTTCGCGTGCAAGCTGATGATGCTTATCTGCATCGAAGACCGCTTGCGGATTGCGGTTTTCTACACTTTTGAAGATAAAGGCCAGCATCCGCTCTACCGCGAGATCCAGCGTCTCCATAGCCAATTCGCCGCTATTCACAGCCGCTACGATCTTAGCGTCTCCGATTCCAGCGCTTGACGGCATTTCCAGCTCCAGCCCTGCCGCCAGCGCCTTCACCCGCTCATTGACCGCTCCCCAGTCCGACACGACGAAGCCTTCGAAGCCCCAGTCCTCCCGCAGCACCTTGGTCAGCAGCTCATAGCTCTCGGAAGCATACTCCCCGTTCACCTGATTATACGAGCACATGACACTCCACGGCTGGCTCTGCTTCACAGTGCCTTCGAAGCTGGCAAGGTAAATCTCACGCAGCGTCCGCTCGTCAATAACAGCATCTACAGACATGCGGCGGTGCTCCTGATTATTGGCGGCATAATGCTTCAGGGAAGTACCGACCCCCTGGCTCTGCACCCCCTTCACATGATTCGCAGCCATCTCTGAGGCCAGGAACGGGTCCTCTGAGAAATATTCAAAATTCCGGCCATTCAGCGGAGATCGCTTGATATTATTGCCCGGTCCGAGCAGAACGGCGACATTCTCCACCTGGCATTCCGTTCCCAGCGCCTCGCCTACCCGGAAAATCAGGTCGCGGTCCCAAGAGGAGGCCAGTCCGGCCGCTGAAGGAAAACAGGTTGCCGGCACACTGTTATTCAATCCCAGATGATCTGCGTCGCCCTGCTGCTTGCGGAGCCCGTGGGGTCCGTCTGTTACCATCACTGATGGAATGCCCAGCCGCTCGATACTTTTGGTGTTCCAGAAATCCAGCCCGGAGCAGAGTCCGGCCTTCTCTTCCAGTGTCATTTGTGAAATGAGCTTCCGAATCGCGGTTATGTCCTTTACCATTGTATTGCCTCCTATGAATACGGTTTCTTGACTCCATTCTATACGACTGTACCGGCCATTTATGGTACTTTCTTTCGATCTTTGGTATTCTAAGTATACAAATAAAGGAGGTGGCCCATGGCGAAGCTAAGCGGGAATGACGAAGATCCAGAGTACATCTGTAAGCTGATCTACGAAGCTTACCGGGTGCCGGTCATGTGGATTGATGAAGCGGCTGCGCTCCGTCTTACTATGGCATCGGCTTTAGTGGACCGGCCCTCCGTTCAGGGGACGGGCGGCCTGCCGGTCGAGGTTATGGAGCTTGTCCGGGGATACGGAGTGGCGGCGGCGGGCAGGACGCTCAACGTGAAGACGGACGAGATGTATAGCACGGTTAGTAGCGGAACAGCAACTGAAGGCGGGATGCTTAGCGCAGTGACGGGCAGAACTGCTGCTGCAGACGCTTTACCGTATCTGCACACAACCGGCTTCCTGGAGAGTTTCATTATTCTCCAGCTTCAGGGCAATGGCGGTGCTATCGTCATCGGTCCGGCGCTGAACGCACCTGTTACCGGTGATAACGCAGCCAGCCTGCTGCGCGATCACAACATTCCGCCCGGGCAGCAGGCAAGCTGGCTAGAGTACTACGGCAGCTTGCCTGTGATCAGCCTGACGCGCTGGTATCATGCCGCGCTCCTGCTCTACACGCTTGCCACCGGGCAGGCGTTGTCCGTGACAGAGCTGCTGCTGGCGGCGGGTACGCTGGCAGAACCGCTGCATCCGGCTGACGACAGCCCGGATCTGGACTTATCCTACCGCCGGGAGCATACATGGCTGCACCATGACCCGATGCAGGAACGCGAAATGTTCCGCCATATTACGAACGGGGACAAGGCGGGGCTGCTGCGGACCCATGCTTCTTTTGCCGAAGAGAGCTACGGAAGGCTGTCCCGCAAAAGCCAGCTGCGCAGCAAAAAAAATCTGGCTGTCTCCTCCATCACGCTGGCCACCCGAGCGGCGATTGAAGGCGGGTTGTTCTGGGAGGCTGCCTATACCCTGAGTGACTTCCATATCCAGCACATTGAGGAGCTTCGCGATATTCCGGCGGTGGACAGCGCCATGCTGGCCGCTCTATGCGACTTCGCTGATCAGGTAGAGGGCAGCCGCAGCGCAAGACATTCCCGCATCTCCGACCGGTGCCGGAATTATATATACAATCACCTGTATGAGGAGCTTCCGCTCGGCAGGCTGGCTGAATACGCCGGAATGAGCGCCAGCTACCTGTCCCAGCTGTTCAAAAAAGAAACCGGCACCGCCATCAGCGACTACATCCAGCAGCAGCGGGTCGAAGAAGCCAAGCGGCTGATCCAGCTGCCCGGGATCACGCTATCGGATATCGCCACCCGTCTGCATTTTAACGACCAGAGCTATTTTACCAAAGTATTCAAGAAGTATACCGGCCTCACCCCGAGACAATTCAAGCAGCATTCCAGGTAGGTTCCAGGAGTATGGTATGATTCTTTTATGAGGGCAATCCAACATTTGGTTAAAGGAGAGGTTCTGCATGATGGGAAGCTTACTATTCGCAGGAGCAGTTATCTTCGTTGCGGTGATGTTTATTAATCGCAGTAATCGTAATGCGCGGTACAAAAATTACGGCAATAGAACCCGCTCTCACTCGGGAGATCATTATTTCATCACAGGTACCGGAGCCGATGCCGGCAGCTACGCTGGTGACAGCCGCCACGATGAACAGCGGAACACGGATGGGCATAGCGGGGCCAGCCATTATCAGGGTCATCACCACGGGAATCATTCACAAGATCATTCTCATAACCATGGAGGCAGTCACTGGGATAGCGGTCATCATGACGGCAGCCACGGGGGCTGGGACAGCGGAGGTCACAGCAGCCATGGAGGCGGCGATTCCGGCGGTGGAGATTCTGGCGGCGGCGGTGGCGACTAACATTTACAAATCGAGGAGCCTCCCGGACTGCCAGGAAGCAGCAGACTGGGAGGCTCCTCTGCTGAGTATCATTACGGTGAACGCTTGCTACGTTTAGATTATGTACTCGCTACGATATGCTCGCTACTACAGTTGGATTTTCTCCACTTGCTCATATAAGAATATCCCCCTCTACAACAACAGTTGGAAAAATTACACTTAAACTAACACATACCACCCAAAGATGCCGAAACTAACATAATTAAATTACGTTTTTCCACTTACTTCCCTACACCCACCATAAATAGCTAAATTAAGCTACACTTTTCCACTTGTTTCCTCTCGAACCCGGGGGTACTGCGCTGCTTGTGCCCATTTCCGCTAACCCTCCACACAGCAAAGACACCAGCCTCCGAAGATGTTGGTGTCTGCCCAAGCGAACATGCCATCGCCCACACGCTCCGACCTCCGCCTTCTCTACTGTGCAGGAGAGAGAGTAAGCGTGAAGGTCTTATCGAACGGGGTCACGAGGTTAACCTGCACGGTTTTGTAGTTCTTGAGCGAACCGGGTTCCGGGGCTGTTCTGCCGAGATGTGCCATTTCGCCGCCCGTCAGGTCGATCCAGTCTCCGCCATAGGTGTACCGGAGCAGACCGCCGCTCCATAGGAAGTTGTCCTCGTCCAGCGTCTGCAGCTCACCTGAAGTGAAGTTGCCTTCCCAGCCGAATTTGAAGGACAACTGAGCCAGGACCTGGGCAGGCTCCGCGCAGTGCAGCCGGATCGTCCAGCCCGTCTCTGTACGGTGTACCTCTGTCTCTACAGACAACGTCTGTTCATGGGTCAGCGGACGGCTCTGATGCGGCAAAAGATACCACGGGCTGACCGCCGTTCCCGCTTCCGGCGGGAGCAGTGCCCCCTCAACCGGACCGTAGTAGCCCTTCTTCTGCACGCCCTTCAGTGAATAGCCCTCCGGCAGCCGGGTCATCTCCTGCATCGGCACGAATCCGGGATTGAAGCTGGTATTCAGCTGAACGGCCAGCAGCCTTACAGCGCCGTGGCGCAACGCGAAGAACGATGGCGTCTCCGTGATCAGCGTCACGCTGGTCGTCCCGTCTCTAAGCCGTGCCACAGGCGCCCCGAAGTCGGTATGCAGCCGGCTGTGGTAGATCTTCCCCTGGTGACCCGCCGACTCCATTCTTTGCAGATAGCCATCCCTCAGGAAATCACCGTTAAGGATTTGTTCATACTGCACGGGCAGCTCTGCTGTAACCTCCGGCGGCCGCTGCAGCTCCGGCTCCAGCAGCATCCGTACCAGAGCGTTCACCGAGCAGACGCCCGGATTGGATAAGGAGCGTCCGGCCCACTCCGCCATACCCGCCAGCACGGCATCCTTATCCGAACGGGCAAGAATCGCATAGGGCAGATAATAAGGAGACAGATCATGGAGCACCCCCAGATCCTGCCGCCCGGAATAATCGGTCACGACTTCGCCGGACGGATGCACAAGGTAGACCATCATATGCAGATTCCGGCGCACCGGGTCCAGCAGCTCCGGCTTATCCAGCAGCCGGGCGGCATGAATCAGCATAATATCACTTACGGCACTGTAGATGCCGTTGCTCCGCTCGGTCCATTCCCCGTCCGGTGTAATATCCATTCCTTCCGCCAGCCATTCATCCGCCCGCTGCCGGGCCTCTTCTTCGCCGAACAGCTCATAGAGAAATCCTAGCGCCGCGCACATCACCCAGCGGTGATTCGGAGTATGGACTCCGCCCGTAAGCATAACGGGGAGGGACTGATTAAGGAACAGGAGCATGTTGTCCAGCACCGGCTGAAGCGGCGGCCACTCGTGCTTCGCCAGCAGTTGATATAACTGCGCGTAGCCGACCACAACGAAGGCCGTATCCGGCGGCGAATGATAATTCGTCCAGCCCGGGGAGATAGAGCCGTCCTGATGCTGGAAGCGCAGCACGAACTCCGTGGCCAGCTTCAGCCGCTCCAGCAGCTCCTCATCCCGGTAATACCGGGAATCCGGGTTCACCAGCGCCGCACCCCAATAACACATGTCCGTCGGGGTGCCGGTCGTGTGATTCACCCAGGCAATCCCTGTATGGGGATCAAGGGTTCCTCCATAATACAGGTCGCTCTCATCCAGCACCTGCCGGGGAATTCCCTGTTCTACTGCTTTGTCATTACTATCCACCAGTTGCTTATACATTGCGCTTCCTCCTTGCGGATATCTCGGAACTCTCGAAGCTCCCGCCAATCGGCCTATCCCCTGCGTGCCAGCTTGGCTGTAAGCAGACGGTGACTCTCATGAATCTCTTCCGGCCGGCAGGCAGCCTTCAGCTCATACACCTTGACCTGCGCCCGCTCAATCATCGGCAGATAGGCATCGTAGAAATCCGGATCTCCGCTGTTCACATAAGGGCACCAGTGGTCGGCAAGGCCGATCGTCTCATGAATATGGACACCGACGATATCATCCATCAGCCCTTCCATTTCCCCTATACTGTCATACAGACCCAGACGGTCCATCAGAATAGCGTGGCCTGTGTCATACCAGATGCCGACGGGTGCTCCTTTTAATGCGTTGATAATCGTCTTCGCTTCCGCCAGCGTCGGAATCTGCTGCGGCTTGGAGCGTGTCTCGATGCCGAAGCGGATATCCAGCCCCTTGGAAACCGCGCGGTTACACACCTCATCCAGACTCTCGATAATGGTCTGTACATAGCCGGCACTGTACGCTTCACGCCGCTCCATCAGCTCCGCCCACTTGCTGCGGTAAGCCGCCGAATCCCTGCCCTGTCCCTCGTAGATCTGCTCCAGCTCCCCAGAGATATCATACGGGAACGGCACCTCTCCCGGATGCACTACCACAGCTTCGCCGCCGTAACGCTGAGCGTACTCTGCAGAGCGGACCAGCAGGTCTATCGCCCGCTTCCGTTTCTCCTTATCCTCGAAGCCCAGCAGGACCGAATCCGTTCCATAGTCAGGGTCCGCGACATGGGGGAACGTATTATGAACGCTCGATATACCGATCTCCCCGCGTTCAATCATCGGCTCAATGGTAACCAGCATTTCCTCCGTCACATTATAATTCAGTTCTACCCTGCGGAATCCCAGCTCCCGGATCTCATTAAGCAGTCCATCACCTGTAGTATGACGTCTCATGTTCCAGCAGGTTGAGAATGAAAACTCTCCCTTATCCATCTTCTCTGTCTCTCCTCTCACAGTATCGCAGTGTTGTTAGTTAGCCCTTCACAGCTCCTAGCATAACACCACTGACGAAATATTTCTGCAGCCAAGGATAGACGACCAGAATCGGTACCGTGGCAAAGACGACAGTAGCGGCCTTGAGGCTCTCCGGCGGCAGCTTGGTACGGGCCGCCCCCTCCAGGTTCGTCAGCTCAGTGATCATATTGTTCTGAACCATCTGGAAGAGCTTCAGCTGAAGCGGATACAAATCGGGATTATTGATATACATCAGGGAATCCTGGAATCCGTTCCAGCGTCCCACCGCATAGAAGAGCGCGAGTGTAGCCATAACCGGCATAGATAACGGCAGGATGATCTTGAGCAGGGTGCGAAAATGCGAGCTGCCGTCAATCTCTGCTGACTCTTCCAAGCTCGGTGGAATGCTGCGGAAGAAGGAGATCAGGATAATCAGGTTGAACGGGCTGACCAGACCGGGCAGAATCAGCGACCAGACAGAGTCGATCATATGCAGATCACGGATCAGCAGGTACTCAGGAATAATACCGCCGCTGAAGAACATGGTGATGATGATCAGGTACATGAACATCGTGCGTCCCTTCAGCTTGCTTTTGGTCAGCGGGTAAGCGGCTGCAACGGTGAATAGCATACATAATACCGTAGTCGCAACCGTCAGGATAATGGTGAAGATCAGCGAGCGGATCATCGCATTGTCGGTGAAGACCTGCACATACGCCTTCCAGTTCAGCTCAATCGGGAAAATCGTAACTTCCCCGGAAGTAATAGCCCGCGTGGAGCTGAGGGATACCGCAATAACGTGTACAAACGGAGCCAGGCAGAACAGCACGAACAGTGCAATAAAGGTAACGTTAACGATATCGAATATCCGGTTAGAGGTACGTTCACTCATCGTACTCCGCCTCCTTTCTGTATAATCATAGAATGCCGTCGCCGGTCACTTTTTTCGATATATAATTGGAACCAAGGATGAATACCAGTCCAACCACCGCCTGGAACAATCCGACTACAGTCGCCAGTGTATACTGGCCCGACTCCAGACCAATCCGGTAGACGAAGGTACTAAGCACATCGGAGTATTCGCGCACTGCCGTATTCCCGATGATGTAGGGACGATCGAAGCCGATGCTGACCATTTTCCCCAGGTTGAGAATGAGCAGAGTAATGATCGTTGGTTTGATACTGGGCAGTGTAATGTAGATGATCTTCTTCATCCGGGTAGCACCATCCACTTCAGCAGCCTCGAACAGCTCGCGGTTGACACCGGTAAGCGCCGCCAGATACAGGATGGTTCCCCAGCCGGCACTTTGCCAGACACCAGTGAACAGGTAAGTAATCAGCCATGGATTTTTTTCGGTCAAAAATGGAATAGGGTTCAGCCCCATACTCTCCAGCAGGCCGTTCACCATACCGGATTGGTTGCCGAACAATTGATAGACGATCCCCCCGATAATCACCCAGGAAATGAAATGGGGAATGTAGAGAAGGGTCTGTGATATTTTTTTGAACCATACCGACTTCACTTCATACAGCATAATAGCCAGAATAATCGGGGCCGGGAAAGACACTACCAAATCGAGAAAATTCAGCATAAACGTATTGCGCAGACTGCTGTAAAACTCCTTCATGCCAAACACTTCGCGGAATGCATCGAAGCCGATCCACTCACTGCCGTTGATGCCTTGGAACAGGTTGAAATCCTTAAAGGCAATCTGCACCCCGTACATCGGGCCGTAGCGGAAAATCAGGAAATACATAATGGGCAGTGAAAGCAGCGCGTATAGTTGCCAGTACCTTTTGATGTAAGACGCTTTGCTCAAGGTCCTCTCCTCCTATGGAGAAAAAACCGGGCAGAGCAGCATGCCAGCTCCCCCGGTTTTCACTTTTTTTAGTTTATTTGGCTGGAATCTCTGTAAGCGCCTGCTCCAACTCCGCTTTCAGCTTGTCTCCGCCCAGAGACATGTAATCCTTCATTTCCTGTTCAAAAATCGTATCGAATTGATCCGGCTTCGCCATCGCGGTCTTCACGATAATCACGTTGAGCTTGTCGCTGAGCGTAGTGCCGTATTTCGATTCTGATTCAATCGGCTTGCCGAAGACGATAGGACCCACAGTATCTGTGTTGGCAATATCAATAGATTGCTTCAGCGCCTCCTGGTTGTTCGCAGGGAAGCCCATAATCCAGGCTTTCTCATTGGTGGCCTGATCGCCGAGATTCTTACCGTTAGAGATAATCGCGGTGTCCCCGGAAGTGAACAGACGGTCTTGGAATTCCTGAGAAACATCAGCCTTAACTACCGGAATACCATCCACCATATCGTAGTTCTCGCCTTCAACGCCGTTGTAGATGTCAATCAGATTGTTGCCGGTTGCCATCCAGTCAAGGTATTTCACAGCTTCCACTGCACGCTTGCTGCTCTTAGGAATCATGATGTACATACCGTTCGAGGCATAGCGGGATTTGATATACTTATTGTCCACCTTGGCATTGGTGAGGACATCTACCGGCTGCAGCTTGCTGCCCGGTACATTCTTATAGAGATTTTCCAGCGTACCGTCGGCATAGAACAGACTGTCCACATCCTCGGAGAAGAAGCCTACGTTGCCGTTCTGAATGTCCTTGGACACCTGGGCTTTGTCTTCATCCAGACTGAAGTCCTTGCTGACCAGACCTTCATTGTAGAGCTTGTTGAGGAACTGTGCCGCATCCTTGAAGCCCTCATGCAGCGGCAGCTCGTAGCGCTGGCTGTAAGTTAGGTCGCCGCTGATCGGCTTGATGAAGGAGTAGATCAGCGTCTCCAGCTGAGCGGAGCCGAGGGACATGCCCATCGGAATCGTTTTGCTGCCAAGACCGCCCGGGTCCTTGTCTTTAAACGCTTTCAAAGTTGTGTACAGCTCATCGGTGTTCTTCGGTACCGGCAGCCCCAGCTTATCCAGCCAGTCCTGGCGGATGTATGAAGTGTAGCGTCCTGTAATCGCCCGTTTACCCGGAATCGCGAATTGCTTACCGTCGAGCTGGCCGAAGGCCATCGTCTCGTCACCAATGAATTTCTTCAGCGTCTGGCCGTGCTCCTCAAGCAGGGAACCCACATCGGTCAGCCCGCCTTGCTGGGCGTAACGGTAGAAGACACTGGAATCATAAGTGAAGACAATATCCGGCACATCCGTATTGCTGGCCATCAGTACGTTCAGCTTGGTCACTTCCTCTGAACGCTGCACCGGAACAAATTCTACATTGATATTATTCGGATCACCGAAATTTTTCTGAATCATCTGAGACATGAAGTTATTGGTAATGGTGTATTGCTTCGGCGTTTTACCGCGGTCGAAGATCTCTACCTTCAAGGTTACGCGTTCTGCGCTCTTCCCGGGTGCGTCTGTACCTCCGGCTGCCGAATTCGATTTACCGTCTGAGGAACAGCCTGCAAGCAGAGTAGCTCCCATTACTGCGGTCAAGCCGATGCCGATTGCCTTCTTCAGAACTGTTTGGTTTACGTTCACTGTCATTGTTCCATCTCCCTCGCCTTAGCAGGCTATAATGGTGACTTCATGATACCCCCGAGCTTCACTGTGCCCGTACTCTTAGCATTGTCCCGTTCAAGCCTGTATTACCCTCAGCGTTCAAGGCTGCTTGTTGTTCCGGGATGACCACAGTATTCCATAACTTTCGAAGGTCTGACAATAAACCTGTTTCGGATGCGGCAAAGCGCCTGAATTCGGACATCCGGTTTATCAGACCAACCATTTTCGTACAATAAACCGCTTTCATATGGGCAAAAATACAGGCCGCATCGCTATTCGCCCCCTTGTTCAAAGGTTGGCGTAAGAGAAATGCGGCCTGGACCTTACACGAATGCGGCAGATGATTCCCCTACTGCACCGGCTAATGGAATTCCTTCATTATTACAGCTTGCTCTAGTCCTGCGGCTCCATTCTGGAGGCTGCTTCGCGGCGTCTGGAGGAACGGTAATCGCCCGGCGTGATACCGGCAATGCGCTTGAAGACTCTGCCGAATGAAATGGCATTCGCATATCCTACTTGAAGCGCGATATCCTGCAGGGAACAATCCGTATCGGTCAGCAGCTGCTCGGCTTCCTTCATCCGCAGCTCGGTGAGGAAATCCACGAACTTCATTTTGAATTCAGTCTTGAACAGATAGCTGGCGTATTTGCCGGAGACCTGGAACCGGTCACTCAGATGCTTCAGCGAAAGATCGGGATTAGTGAAGTTCTCTTCGATATAATCCTTCATCTCATTGACCATGGCCCGGTAGCTCTTCGTTTCGCTTGCAGAGACATAGGTACGGAATAAATCGGTGACATACTCGAAGAGAATGGTCTTCACTTCATGCAGCGCCTCGGCCTCCTCCAGCTGCTTCAGCCGAACTTCTGCATTCTCCGCCGACAGCTCATCCTGCAGCTGCTCAGACATCACCGCCACTTCGCGGCTCAGCATCTGCAGCATAGCTTGGATCAGGGAACGGATATCCTCGTCCTTCAGGAAATCCTGTTCGAACGACTCGAAGATCCGTTCCAGCTGCTCCCGCCACTGGCCGCTCGACATGCGGAAATACTTCACGAATTCAGCAATCATCTGCAGATATTTATACGTCTCAAGCAGCGGCTGGCGCACTTCACCGCTGCCTGCCAAGACGATATCCTCATGAATCAGCAGCTTGTGCTGCATCACATATTCGGCTGCCGCATAAGACTCGCGGATCATCCCCGGCCCGGCGGCGGCTGAGCCGATGCCGAAGCTGAGCGAGATCCGCAGATTCTGCTCGACCCAGGAGCGGCAATCCTCCGCGAAGACCCGGAGTTTGGACTCCATCTCATGATCGCCGCCGGTTGCCAGGAACAGGATCGCTGCACGTTCGGTACCCACCCATTCTGCCCATCCCTGCAGCTCCGCATTCCGCGCCAATTCCTGGAATACATTCATCAGAGCAAATTTCAGCGTATTCTGATCCCCCCGGGTATACCGGTCCTCGAATACTTGCTCATAGCGGTTAATCTCCCCAAGCACAACGATGAAGCGCGAGGAAGCATTCGCACCGGTAAGCGGAGACAGCTCCTCCAGCCGCTGGGTCACCTGCTCCAGCCGCTCGCTGTGCAGCAGATCAGTGAACAGCTTGCTGCGCTGAAGCAGCAGGTTCTCCCTGGTTTTGGTATCATAATCAGTCATGTGGTTGATCAGATCCTCCAGCACGCCGTCAATCAGCATCATCTCGTCCGGCCTGTCGGTAGACTGATCCATCATGCGGATCTGATGGCCCTCAATCCGGTTCATAATCACCTGGATCGGCTTATAATTGCGCCGGGTTACATAGATCAGATACAATACTGCACAGACCACAGTTCCCACCGCAATCGCTACCCAGAGATAAGAGATCACAGAGACCCAGCTGAACAGATTCCCCGCCTTGATTCCGCTCTCAAACGTCCAGCCGTTTCTCTCCAGCTTAAGTGTGTTCAGCAGCTTACCGTCAGCCGCACCTTGCGTATCGGAATGGGCCTGGTACACGGTGTTGCCATTAGCGTCCAGAATCGTCATGAACGAGAGCTGCTGGTTAACCATGCTGTCGATGAGCTGCTCCAGTGCACTCATTTTGATATTAATGACCAGTATCCCCCCGGAGCCGAAGGGGAGCGGCATTGCTTTATTGGTTGTCAGCACACGAATTTCTGTACGCTGGGACAGATCCGAATGGTAATCCCTGACCGGCTGCCAGCCTTCCGGAACTGTAGGATTCGAAGTCATGGCCCTGATCCAGTCCTCGTCGGCGAATCCCTCCAGCTCCTTCAGCCCCGTATCGGTTAGAACGCTTCCACGCACACGGTCATACAAATACACCGACTGGATATACGAGGATTCCTTAATCAGATTGCGCAGACTCAGGGCCACAGCATAGATAGTCGATGTGTCCGTCACTCCCTGATTATTGAAGTATAGCTTGTAAGCATCGCTCCGCTCTACCGCATCGAGCACCGACAGCTCAGCTTCCTTGATCGTCCGGTCTACACTATCCCTGAGATAGCTGGCGGAGATGCGGTCTGCCTTCTTCGTTTCCGTCCGGGAGATATCATTAATAAACACAAAAGAGGCAAAGATCAGAATCGTCACCGTCAGCAAAAATATAGGGAAATAAGACAGCAGCAACCGGCGATACCAGGAACGGAACATTCGACAACCTCCTCCACAACCATCAGGATACCCGGCCGTATCCGGCCGCTTCATATATGCTTCGTCCAAGGCTGCTCTGCGGCGGCTCTCCGACATAAGATCTATTTCAACTCCGGCAGCTTCTTCAACTGACCGCCGTTCGAATTCCTGCCATTATAGCACATACGCTTCTCCTCCAGCTAACCAGATAAAGTCAACTCCCCCCGGGCCTTTTTCCCCGCCATACCCCTGCAACCGACTCCGGCACTGCCTTCAACCCACTCGGCCCCGCCTGCAACCGACTCCGGCACAACAGGTGGATAAATGTATCTTATTTATTCAATTGCTTACGTTAATACCCAAGCAAGTGGAAAAACAGCATTTAATCGTATCGCTAATGGCACTTTGAATGAAATGTGATTAAATTAAGTGCTGTTTTTCCAACTGCTGTTGTACCAGGATTCATTCTTCCGGCAGCAAGTGGAGTAATTCCAACTAGCTCCACCCGTAGCTTCCACCTGATCGATGGATTTCATGAAAAAAAGGAGCGCGCACAGCCGCAGCTGTGCACCCCCGCATATTCCTGCCCTTCAGACATACAGGCTGCCACCCGGATGTCCTACAAACCGCTATGTTCCCGGATATACCGCCGCGCCTTGATCGCATATTCCAGCGGATCGGCCAGCGCGGGGTCCTGCTCCGCTTCGACAACGAACCATCCCGTATAGGGCGAGGCAGCCAGTTCGGCAAAAATCTCTCCGAACGCGATACAGCCATCACCCGGTACGGTGAAGGCTCCCGCTTTTACCGCCTGCAGGAAGCTAAGGTTCTCCGCCTTCACCCGCTGGACCATCTCCGGCCGGATGTCCTTCAGATGCACATGCTTAATCCGCGGCAGATGCTCACGCAGCACCTCCAGCGGATTCTCGCCGGAGAAGGCCAGATGCCCCGTATCGTATAGCAGCGACACTTCATTAGGATCTGTAAGCTCCATCAGCCGGGCAATCTCTGCTGCGGTCTGCACCCCGGTGCCCATGTGATGGTGATAGACCAGCGACATATCTTTCTCCGCCGCCAGCCGCCCAAGTCCGCCCAGCCCCTCTGCGAGCGTAGTCCATTCGCTATCGGTAAATACCGGCTTATCAGCGAACAGCGGCGTATCCATCTGCCCCTGAATGCTCCGGCCCTGCTCGGATACGACTATGACCTTGGCGCCCATCTCATGCAGGAAATCCCGGTGCGCTCTGAACGCTTCAGCCGTCTCTTCATACGGCCGCACCGTCAGAAAGGCGCTGAACCAGGCACTGGCGATACTCAGGCTGCGCAACGCAAGCGCCCGGTGCAGCACCTCCGGGGAGCGCGGATACTTATTGCCCACCTCGCTGCCCTCATATCCGGCAAGCGCCATCTCGCTGATGCATTGCTCGAACGTATTGCCGCCTCCCAGCTCAGGCATATCATCATTCGTCCAGGCA
The window above is part of the Paenibacillus sp. FSL H8-0048 genome. Proteins encoded here:
- a CDS encoding helix-turn-helix domain-containing protein encodes the protein MFRSWYRRLLLSYFPIFLLTVTILIFASFVFINDISRTETKKADRISASYLRDSVDRTIKEAELSVLDAVERSDAYKLYFNNQGVTDTSTIYAVALSLRNLIKESSYIQSVYLYDRVRGSVLTDTGLKELEGFADEDWIRAMTSNPTVPEGWQPVRDYHSDLSQRTEIRVLTTNKAMPLPFGSGGILVINIKMSALEQLIDSMVNQQLSFMTILDANGNTVYQAHSDTQGAADGKLLNTLKLERNGWTFESGIKAGNLFSWVSVISYLWVAIAVGTVVCAVLYLIYVTRRNYKPIQVIMNRIEGHQIRMMDQSTDRPDEMMLIDGVLEDLINHMTDYDTKTRENLLLQRSKLFTDLLHSERLEQVTQRLEELSPLTGANASSRFIVVLGEINRYEQVFEDRYTRGDQNTLKFALMNVFQELARNAELQGWAEWVGTERAAILFLATGGDHEMESKLRVFAEDCRSWVEQNLRISLSFGIGSAAAGPGMIRESYAAAEYVMQHKLLIHEDIVLAGSGEVRQPLLETYKYLQMIAEFVKYFRMSSGQWREQLERIFESFEQDFLKDEDIRSLIQAMLQMLSREVAVMSEQLQDELSAENAEVRLKQLEEAEALHEVKTILFEYVTDLFRTYVSASETKSYRAMVNEMKDYIEENFTNPDLSLKHLSDRFQVSGKYASYLFKTEFKMKFVDFLTELRMKEAEQLLTDTDCSLQDIALQVGYANAISFGRVFKRIAGITPGDYRSSRRREAASRMEPQD
- the iolE gene encoding myo-inosose-2 dehydratase, coding for MFRDNAVRLAIAPIAWTNDDMPELGGGNTFEQCISEMALAGYEGSEVGNKYPRSPEVLHRALALRSLSIASAWFSAFLTVRPYEETAEAFRAHRDFLHEMGAKVIVVSEQGRSIQGQMDTPLFADKPVFTDSEWTTLAEGLGGLGRLAAEKDMSLVYHHHMGTGVQTAAEIARLMELTDPNEVSLLYDTGHLAFSGENPLEVLREHLPRIKHVHLKDIRPEMVQRVKAENLSFLQAVKAGAFTVPGDGCIAFGEIFAELAASPYTGWFVVEAEQDPALADPLEYAIKARRYIREHSGL